In Myxocyprinus asiaticus isolate MX2 ecotype Aquarium Trade chromosome 32, UBuf_Myxa_2, whole genome shotgun sequence, one genomic interval encodes:
- the LOC127423286 gene encoding solute carrier family 2, facilitated glucose transporter member 11-like, translating to MSKANKKREGCTLTLALTVCSAAIGGTFQYGYNISIINAPTSHVQKFINETCMKRWGTALESSQVTLIWTIIVSTFSLGGLLGSLLAGPMAIQFGRKGSLLLNNCFLFFSTILALSSRSAGSFEMLILARLLVGVNAGVSMNIQPMYFGESAPKNLRGAVAFSSAVFTALGILLGQITGLTEVLGSESLWPYLLASNALPGVVQMLTLPWFPESPRYLLIDKGDREACGRALKRLRACSVFNAEMEEILQERVGTGDARAKTLWELFTDQSLRRQLCTVMAASSAMMLSGNDSIYFYASYIFQEAGIPVEKIQYVTIGTGACEFTSALVCNLLIERVGRRLLLAGGYMLMACWALVFTVALSLQGKVEGMPYLSMVCVFAYILSFGMGPAGVTGILPAELFDQMARPAAYMIAGSMMWINLFLIGMAFPFIVNSLGQFCFIPFGAICVTACLFIGFTLPETKGRTLAEITEEFDKLNRKGTTNGLFNDGQHEQTQSLTDQTLEYLEIEKI from the coding sequence atgagTAAAGCTAATAAGAAACGAGAAGGTTGCACATTGACTCTTGCACTAACTGTGTGCTCTGCAGCCATTGGTGGCACTTTTCAGTATGGATACAATATTTCAATCATCAATGCACCCACATCTCACGTGCAGAAGTTCATTAATGAGACATGTATGAAGAGATGGGGTACAGCTCTTGAGTCCAGTCAGGTGACACTGATATGGACCATTATAGTCTCTACTTTCTCACTTGGAGGACTATTGGGATCCCTGCTTGCTGGCCCAATGGCCATTCAGTTTGGGCGGAAGGGATCTCTGCTACTGAACAActgctttcttttttttagcaCTATTCTGGCTTTGAGCAGTCGCTCAGCTGGATCCTTTGAAATGCTCATCCTTGCTCGTCTACTTGTGGGAGTCAATGCTGGAGTTAGTATGAACATCCAGCCTATGTACTTTGGAGAGAGCGCACCGAAGAACCTAAGAGGTGCTGTGGCCTTTTCCTCCGCTGTTTTTACCGCTCTAGGAATCTTGTTGGGCCAGATCACTGGTCTGACAGAAGTCCTGGGGAGCGAGTCTCTCTGGCCATATCTGCTGGCAAGCAATGCTCTCCCTGGTGTAGTGCAGATGCTCACCTTGCCCTGGTTTCCAGAGAGCCCACGATACCTGCTCATTGACAAAGGAGACAGAGAGGCATGTGGCAGAGCCTTGAAACGGCTTCGAGCATGCAGCGTTTTTAATGCAGAGATGGAAGAGATTCTTCAGGAGCGGGTAGGAACCGGTGACGCTCGTGCCAAAACTCTGTGGGAACTCTTCACTGACCAAAGTCTTCGTAGGCAGCTCTGCACTGTTATGGCAGCCAGTAGTGCTATGATGCTGAGTGGTAATGATTCCATCTACTTCTACGCCTCTTATATCTTTCAGGAAGCTGGAATTCCTGTGGAGAAGATACAGTATGTCACAATTGGCACAGGAGCCTGTGAGTTCACCTCTGCCTTAGTGTGTAATCTACTGATAGAGCGTGTTGGCCGCAGGTTGCTTCTTGCAGGCGGGTATATGCTCATGGCTTGCTGGGCGCTGGTGTTCACTGTGGCTCTCTCATTGCAGGGCAAAGTGGAGGGCATGCCCTATCTGAGTATGGTGTGTGTGTTCGCCTACATCTTGAGTTTTGGCATGGGTCCCGCAGGTGTCACAGGGATTCTTCCTGCTGAACTGTTTGACCAAATGGCAAGGCCTGCAGCTTACATGATTGCTGGCTCCATgatgtggattaatctgttcctTATAGGAATGGCATTCCCATTCATAGTTAACAGCCTGGGACAGTTCTGCTTCATCCCTTTCGGTGCCATTTGTGTGACTGcatgtcttttcattggttttacTTTACCTGAAACTAAAGGGAGGACTCTAGCAGAGATCACTGAGGAGTTTGACAAGCTAAATAGGAAAGGCACGACTAATGGACTGTTTAATGACGGACAGCATGAGCAGACACAAAGCCTGACTGATCAAACACTAGAATACCTGGAGATCGAAAAGATTTGA
- the LOC127423301 gene encoding cytochrome c oxidase assembly protein COX19-like, producing the protein MSTAMNFGSKTFRPRPPDKGAFPLDHFGECKSFKDTYMRCLRDNHFDNSQCRIQSKEYLECRMNRQLMAKEPLEKLGFKDLMDEPEEENKTKT; encoded by the exons ATGTCAACGGCGATGAACTTCGGAAGCAAGACGTTTCGACCGCGTCCACCTGACAAAGGAGCATTTCCCTTAGATCATTTTG GTGAATGTAAATCATTCAAAGACACATATATGCGATGCCTTAGAGACAACCATTTCGACAACTCACAGTGTCGGATACAGTCAAAGGAGTATTTAGAGTGCAGAATGAACAG GCAGTTGATGGCAAAGGAACCACTTGAAAAACTGGGCTTTAAGGACTTGATGGACGAACCggaagaagaaaataaaaccaaaacCTAA
- the LOC127423299 gene encoding dickkopf-related protein 3-like isoform X3 codes for MFVCVCMLFKRGSGPGCCLYPIAHLRMDQWGLETEKRRCPQTALKGTWQEGQYCRRDAQCVRGLSCMFGRCIRSIPDGQEGARCKLDRDCGASMCCARHHGERVCKRRLVLGESCFVPDGGLAFSINQICPCDEGLLCRGHGEPLKRAREFVYQPESTSWTCQAPKP; via the exons atgtttgtatgtgtgtgtatgctgtTCAAGCGAGGATCTGGGCCTGGATGCTGTCTATACCCTATAGCCCACCTGAGGATGGACCAGTGGGGCTTAGAGACAGAGAAACGGAGATGCCCCCAAACAGCCCTAAAGGGGACATG GCAAGAAGGGCAATACTGCAGGCGGGACGCTCAATGTGTGCGAGGGCTCAGCTGCATGTTTGGCAGGTGCATCAGAAGCATTCCAGATGGGCAGGAAG GGGCTCGGTGTAAACTTGACAGAGACTGTGGTGCATCTATGTGCTGTGCCCGTCATCATGGTGAAAGAGTGTGCAAGCGTCGGCTGGTATTGGGCGAGAGCTGCTTTGTGCCTGATGGTGGACTGGCATTCAGCATCAACCAGATCTGTCCATGTGATGAGGGTCTGTTGTGCCGTGGCCATGGAGAACCACTTAAAAGAGC GAGAGAATTTGTATACCAACCAGAGTCCACCAGTTGGACCTGCCAGGCACCCAAACCATGA
- the LOC127423299 gene encoding dickkopf-related protein 3-like isoform X1 has protein sequence MSTKLWMLQVLYVCMCVYAVQARIWAWMLSIPYSPPEDGPVGLRDRETEMPPNSPKGDMVACEQDRACGKGFSCDRHFGLCVPLRQEGQYCRRDAQCVRGLSCMFGRCIRSIPDGQEGARCKLDRDCGASMCCARHHGERVCKRRLVLGESCFVPDGGLAFSINQICPCDEGLLCRGHGEPLKRAREFVYQPESTSWTCQAPKP, from the exons ATGAGCACAAAGTTGTGGATGCTGCAGGTcctgtatgtttgtatgtgtgtgtatgctgtTCAAGCGAGGATCTGGGCCTGGATGCTGTCTATACCCTATAGCCCACCTGAGGATGGACCAGTGGGGCTTAGAGACAGAGAAACGGAGATGCCCCCAAACAGCCCTAAAGGGGACATG GTAGCTTGTGAGCAGGACCGTGCATGTGGTAAGGGCTTCTCCTGTGACCGCCATTTTGGCCTATGTGTCCCCCTTAGGCAAGAAGGGCAATACTGCAGGCGGGACGCTCAATGTGTGCGAGGGCTCAGCTGCATGTTTGGCAGGTGCATCAGAAGCATTCCAGATGGGCAGGAAG GGGCTCGGTGTAAACTTGACAGAGACTGTGGTGCATCTATGTGCTGTGCCCGTCATCATGGTGAAAGAGTGTGCAAGCGTCGGCTGGTATTGGGCGAGAGCTGCTTTGTGCCTGATGGTGGACTGGCATTCAGCATCAACCAGATCTGTCCATGTGATGAGGGTCTGTTGTGCCGTGGCCATGGAGAACCACTTAAAAGAGC GAGAGAATTTGTATACCAACCAGAGTCCACCAGTTGGACCTGCCAGGCACCCAAACCATGA
- the LOC127423299 gene encoding dickkopf-related protein 3-like isoform X2: MLSIPYSPPEDGPVGLRDRETEMPPNSPKGDMVACEQDRACGKGFSCDRHFGLCVPLRQEGQYCRRDAQCVRGLSCMFGRCIRSIPDGQEGARCKLDRDCGASMCCARHHGERVCKRRLVLGESCFVPDGGLAFSINQICPCDEGLLCRGHGEPLKRAREFVYQPESTSWTCQAPKP, translated from the exons ATGCTGTCTATACCCTATAGCCCACCTGAGGATGGACCAGTGGGGCTTAGAGACAGAGAAACGGAGATGCCCCCAAACAGCCCTAAAGGGGACATG GTAGCTTGTGAGCAGGACCGTGCATGTGGTAAGGGCTTCTCCTGTGACCGCCATTTTGGCCTATGTGTCCCCCTTAGGCAAGAAGGGCAATACTGCAGGCGGGACGCTCAATGTGTGCGAGGGCTCAGCTGCATGTTTGGCAGGTGCATCAGAAGCATTCCAGATGGGCAGGAAG GGGCTCGGTGTAAACTTGACAGAGACTGTGGTGCATCTATGTGCTGTGCCCGTCATCATGGTGAAAGAGTGTGCAAGCGTCGGCTGGTATTGGGCGAGAGCTGCTTTGTGCCTGATGGTGGACTGGCATTCAGCATCAACCAGATCTGTCCATGTGATGAGGGTCTGTTGTGCCGTGGCCATGGAGAACCACTTAAAAGAGC GAGAGAATTTGTATACCAACCAGAGTCCACCAGTTGGACCTGCCAGGCACCCAAACCATGA